In Flavobacterium luteolum, the DNA window AGCGTTAACGTCAGCTGCTTCTGTAATTCCCCATTGTGCAAGCGATAATCTAATACCTGTTTCATACAAAGTTTTAGCATCTGCTCCCATATTCCATCCATTTAAAGCTCCTTCTGCTCTACTTAAATAGTTTTCTGAAGCCATGAAGATTTCAATGTTTTTAGTTTCGCTAAGTGTGTTATTAGGACCATTTCCTAAAACATTATTGTTGAATTTAGAGAATTCAGTAGTTCCGAATTGATCTTCTAAACCTCCAACTGGATTTCCTCTGTACACTCCTGAAGCAATTGGCGCAAACCATTTAGCTAAACGTGGATCGTTGTAACCAACTAAGATACTTTCCATAGAAGATGTCATTACATAACCCCAGCTGTTTACAATCATATTTAAATTGTTTGGCGTAATGTTACTTGCCTTAAAGAATGCACTTTGATCATTTGTCTGCATAACTCCAGCAGCAACCGCAGCTTCAGCCTGAGTTTTTGCATTTGCAGGATCTTTATCAGAAATTCTTAAAGCCAAACGTAATCTCATACTGTTTCCAAAGATTCTCCATTTGTCAACACTTCCTGCATAAACTCTATCATTTGGGGCAAGAGAAGCAACTGAAGTTGCAGAAGTAGAAGTTAATGTTGCATTTGCTTCGTCCAATAATTTAAAGAAATCTGCATAAATAAATTCTACGCTATCGTAAGGAACTTTATCTTTTCCGTTACCAGCTTCAGTATAAGGAATTGGTCCGTAAGCATCAACCATTTGGTTGTACATGAAAACCTTCCAGATTTTAAGAACAGCTGTAGCTTCTGCATTTCCTTGAGATGCTTTAAAAGCATTTGATAAGGCTGGAGCCGCAACAGTATAAAATCTTGTCCATCCTCTACCTTCATATCCATTTACGAAAGCATTTCTTTCTGTTCCGTATCCACAGTTTAAGTAATGGATAAAAGTTGAAGATAAAATACCTGTAGCAATACCCCAAGTACCTTGATCATCTATACCTGATGGTGATGAATAAGAACCATTGTGGATACCTGCGTACAATGCAGATGCAAATGCAGGGCCTGCCAATGTAGCATCTAACTGATCTTCAGTCAACGAATTAGGGTCTTTGTTTATTTCATCAAAATCGCCAGTACAGCTTGATAAAATCGAAACTGCCATTAATGCAACTCCTAATGTTTTTATTTTAAAACTATATTTCATGATATCTCTTTTTTAATTAAAATCCGAATTTAACATTCACTCCATAATCTCTCGTCGATGGAATGTTGAAAGATTCTATCCCTTGTAAGTTACCTGTACCTGCTCCTGCTTCTGGATCAAAGTATTTCGCTTTGTTTAAGAAGAAGAATAAATTTCTACCTACTAATGAGAAATCAACGCTTGTAAATCCTGAATTGCCCAATAAGCGTTTTGGCATTGAGTAACCAAAAACAAGCTCTCTTAATCTGATGTTTGTTGCATCATAAATAAATGGCTCTGCAATTGGAGTTCTTTGACCGATAGCTGTCCAGTATTGTTCAGCATTGATGCTTGTTGTGTTTGGAGAGTAAGTTCCGTTTCCGTTAGCTACAACACCATCTACAATGATTCCGCCATTTCTTCCTGCTAAAGTAATATCGCTAAC includes these proteins:
- a CDS encoding SusD/RagB family nutrient-binding outer membrane lipoprotein, whose protein sequence is MKYSFKIKTLGVALMAVSILSSCTGDFDEINKDPNSLTEDQLDATLAGPAFASALYAGIHNGSYSSPSGIDDQGTWGIATGILSSTFIHYLNCGYGTERNAFVNGYEGRGWTRFYTVAAPALSNAFKASQGNAEATAVLKIWKVFMYNQMVDAYGPIPYTEAGNGKDKVPYDSVEFIYADFFKLLDEANATLTSTSATSVASLAPNDRVYAGSVDKWRIFGNSMRLRLALRISDKDPANAKTQAEAAVAAGVMQTNDQSAFFKASNITPNNLNMIVNSWGYVMTSSMESILVGYNDPRLAKWFAPIASGVYRGNPVGGLEDQFGTTEFSKFNNNVLGNGPNNTLSETKNIEIFMASENYLSRAEGALNGWNMGADAKTLYETGIRLSLAQWGITEAADVNAYIAGTSLPTLPNILTVYPTLDLQDIPVKLPVAWSASTADQRTQIAVQKYLAIFPESWEAWADLRRSDAKVIYPVLNTDNPDAGVGKSLMKRIIYTTNEYSSNKAAVEDGVSKLGGPDSGGTRLWWDTK